A single genomic interval of Porites lutea chromosome 5 unlocalized genomic scaffold, jaPorLute2.1 SUPER_5_unloc_1, whole genome shotgun sequence harbors:
- the LOC140925371 gene encoding uncharacterized protein: MDRNSEDVEDGSDLNFDETAAGIDLPEVRRSTRVRVPTERGLDYQLLLRKKNYNQCQQLGHDQSLIVPVWVSSTNDDQCVLTYALIDCQSNASFITDQLREKLKVDGVESHLRLSTMHKEDDLIQCKKVQCLVLTDFKRHVSIPLPKVYTRNSIPYKPSQIPKPEVAMQWDHLNRIASELMPFRDDIEVGLLIGTNCPKAIKPREVIPGADHDPYGIKTDLGWGIIGRVCKTPPGDYEDSPGSWTNRIVSREETSFALETRTNEIISPACVKQMFERDFQEIVEPKNSHMRAPSVDDRKFPDILVKGIHKTSDGHYEMPLPLRSQDVKLPSNKSLALRRLLTLKARFKRDPSFHKDYTDFMEETIKNCAEEVPLKERIKSAIGEGKINYVTHHGIYHPKKPSQIRVVFDCSATFKGTSLNKSLLSGPDMTNSLTGVLCRFRQEWVAVTCDVKGMFHQLFVKKEHRDLLRFFWWDKGDIKNDPGEYRMKVHLFGAVSPAGCANFGFKREADDGEMEFGTNPANFVRKDFYVDDGLKSVPSVKTAVDLIHNTQAMCAKAGVRLHKFSSNKKEAIQAVAPEDRAKGLQELDLAYDPLSIERTLGIMWCAESDTFQFRIVIQDRPLTRRGILSTVCSVYDLFGFVAPLILMGKQILQHFCRYNADWDDPIDCAIHNLEKQSVVDVEDDDDDDDDDGNNDDHNDDYGGNEEGTKNFGDSDED, translated from the exons ATGGACCGGAATTCCGAGGATGTGGAGGATGGATCGGATTTGAACTTCGATGAAACAGCGGCCGGGATTGATTTACCTGAAGTCAGAAGGAGTACTCGCGTTCGCGTTCCTACTGAGAGGGGGCTGGATTATCAGCTCCTTCTTAGGAAAAAGAATTACAATCAAT GTCAGCAGCTCGGACATGACCAAAGCTTGATAGTTCCAGTTTGGGTTTCAAGCACTAATGATGACCAGTGTGTTCTGACGTATGCCCTGATTGATTGCCAGTCGAATGCCAGTTTCATTACAGACCAGTTAAGGGAGAAGCTGAAGGTTGATGGGGTAGAAAGTCACCTGCGCTTGTCAACGATGCACAAAGAAGATGACTTGATCCAATGCAAGAAAGTACAATGCCTCGTGTTAACAGATTTCAAGAGACACGTTAGCATCCCCTTACCAAAGGTCTACACGAGAAACAGTATACCGTACAAGCCCTCTCAGATTCCAAAGCCTGAGGTTGCCATGCAGTGGGATCATCTTAACCGTATTGCGTCGGAGCTCATGCCTTTCAGAGATGATATAGAGGTCGGACTGTTGATAGGAACTAACTGTCCTAAGGCTATTAAGCCACGTGAAGTGATCCCAGGAGCAGACCATGATCCATATGGTATCAAAACTGACCTTGGATGGGGTATTATTGGCAGAGTGTGTAAGACTCCGCCTGGAGATTATGAAGACTCGCCTGGAAGTTGGACGAACAGAATTGTGTCACGAGAGGAGACAAGCTTTGCCTTGGAGACTAGGACGAATGAGATCATAAGCCCTGCTTGCGTTAAGCAGATGTTTGAAAGAGACTTTCAGGAGATAGTTGAACCTAAAAATTCACATATGCGAGCCCCGTCAGTTGATGATAGAAAATTTCCAGATATATTGGTCAAAGGTATCCACAAGACCAGTGATGGCCACTACGAAATGCCGTTACCGCTTCGTTCACAAGATGTTAAGCTGCCTAGCAACAAATCTCTAGCGTTGAGAAGATTGCTTACGCTAAAGGCGCGTTTCAAGAGAGACCCAAGTTTTCACAAAGATTACACTGACTTCATGGAGGAAACCATTAAGAATTGTGCAGAGGAAGTTCCTTTGAAAGAAAGGATTAAAAGTGCGATCGGAGAAGGCAAGATTAACTACGTTACACATCATGGGATCTACCATCCCAAAAAACCTTCACAGATAAGAGTGGTCTTTGACTGCAGTGCAACGTTCAAAGGAACATCCTTGAATAAGAGCTTACTCTCAGGACCTGACATGACAAACAGTTTAACAGGTGTCCTCTGCCGTTTCCGCCAAGAGTGGGTAGCCGTGACCTGTGATGTGAAAGGGATGTTTCATCAGTTGTTCGTCAAGAAAGAACACAGAGACCTCCTCAGATTCTTCTGGTGGGATAAAGGAGATATAAAGAACGATCCAGGGGAATATAGAATGAAAGTACACCTTTTCGGAGCAGTCTCACCTGCAGGGTGCGCAAACTTTGGCTTCAAGAGAGAGGCCGATGACGGAGAAATGGAGTTTGGTACGAACCCGGCAAACTTTGTGCGTAAAGACTTTTATGTAGACGATGGATTGAAGTCAGTACCATCTGTTAAAACTGCCGTCGACCTCATTCATAACACACAAGCCATGTGTGCAAAGGCTGGCGTCAGATTACACAAGTTCAGCAGCAATAAGAAAGAAGCCATTCAGGCTGTTGCTCCGGAAGATCGCGCAAAAGGATTACAAGAATTGGACCTCGCGTATGACCCCTTGTCAATAGAACGAACTCTCGGCATCATGTGGTGTGCTGAGTCAGACACCTTCCAGTTCAGAATCGTTATTCAAGATCGTCCACTTACTAGGAGAGGGATCCTGTCCACCGTGTGTTCTGTATATGACCTATTTGGTTTTGTGGCACCCCTCATTCTGATGGGAAAACAAATACTACAACATTTTTGTCGTTACAACGCCGACTGGGACGACCCAATTG ATTGTGCTATCCATAATTTAGAGAAGCAAAGTGTTGTTGAtgttgaagatgatgatgatgatgatgatgatgatgggaACAATGATGATCACAATGATGATTATGGTGGAAATGAAGAGGGTACTAAGAATTTTGGTGACAGTGATGAAGATTAG